The following is a genomic window from Candidatus Dormiibacterota bacterium.
CGCGGGGCAGGCCGCGCACGTCCTCCACCTGAGGAAGCGATGAGCATCGACCGTTCCGACCGGGACTGGTACAAGCGCGCCGTCTTCTACGAGCTCCTGGTGCGCGGCTTCGCGGACGCCAACAGCGACGGAGTCGGCGATCTCCAGGGGCTGATCGCCAAGCTCGACTACCTCCAGTGGCTGGGGGTGGACTGCATCTGGCTGCTGCCCGTGAACGCCAGCCCGATGCGCGACGGTGGGTACGACATCTCAAACTACTACGAGGTGCAGCCGGAGTACGGCAGCGTCGACGACGTCCGCGAGCTCGTGGAGAAGGCCCACGATCGAGGCATGCGCGTGATCATGGACATGGTCATGAACCACACCAGTGACCAGCACCCCTGGTTCCAGGAGTCGCGCTCGGCCCCGGACAGCCCCAAGCGCGACTGGTACATGTGGTCGGAGACCAAGCAGCGCTACCAGGACGCGCGGATCATCTTCATCGACACCGAGAGCTCGAACTGGACCTGGGACGACCAGGCCGGCGCCTACTACTGGCACCGCTTCTTCAGCCACCAGCCGGACCTCAACTACGACAACGCCGAGGTCCGCGAGGCGATGATCAACGCGGTTCGCTTCTGGCTCGACCTCGGGATGGACGGGTTCCGCCTCGACGCCGTGCCCTACCTGTACGCCCGCGAGGGCACCAACTGCGAGAACCTCCCCGAGACCCACGCCTTCCTCGCCGACCTCCGCGCCACCGTCGACCGCGAGTACGGCGGCGACCGGGTGCTGCTCGCCGAGGCCAACCAATGGCCCGAGGACGTGGTCGACTACTACGGCACCGAGGAGGCGCCGGAGTGTCACATGTGCTTCCACTTCCCGCTGATGCCGCGGATGTTCATGGGGCTGCGGCGCGAGCAGCGCTATCCGATCACCGAGATCCTGGAGCGCACCCCGCCGATCCCCAGTGGCGCGCAGTGGGGAATCTTCCTGCGCAACCACGACGAGCTCACCCTCGAGATGGTCACCGAGGACGAGCGCGACTACATGTACTCGGAGTACGCGCGCGACCCGCGGATGAAGCTCAACCTCGGCATCCGCCGCCGGCTCGCGCCGCTGCTCAACAACGGCCGGCGGCAGATGGAGCTGTTCTACGGGCTGCTGCTCTCGCTGCCCGGCGCCCCCATCCTCTACTACGGCGACGAGCTCGGCATGGGCGACAACATCTACCTCGGCGACCGCGACGGGGTCCGCACCCCGATGCAGTGGAGCGCCGACCGCAACGCCGGCTTCAGCCGCGCCGACTTCGCCCGCCTCTACCTGCCGCCGCTGATGGATCCGGTGTACAGCTACCAGGCGGTGAACGTGGAGGCGCAGGAGCGCAACGAGTCCTCGCTGCTCCACTGGCTGCGCCGCTTCATGGCGGTGCGCCGCCGCCACCCGGTCTTCGGCGAGGGGGCCTTCGAGGTGCTCGAGGCCAGCAACCCGTCGGTGTTCGCGTTCATGCGGGTGCTCGATGACCGCCGGGTGCTCTGCGTCAACAACCTCTCCCGCTTCGCCCAGCCGGTCGAGCTCGACCTGCGCGCCTACGTGGGCATGACCCCGCTGGAGCTGGTCGGGCGGATCCCGTTCCCGCCGATCGGCGAGCTCCCCTACCTCCTGACCATGGCCCCACACGGGTTCTACTGGTTCTCGCTGGAGGCGCCCTCCCCGTGAGCCGCGCCACCCTGCTGTCCCGCCACGACCTCGAGCAGGCGGCTCCGGCGCTGCTCGCCTACCTCCAGAGGCAGCGCTGGTTCGGCAGCCGCGGCCGGCGGGTGGCGGAGCTCGAGGTGGACGACGTGGCCACGCTGCGCGAGAGCGATCCCACGGTGCTGCTCGTGCTCGCC
Proteins encoded in this region:
- the treS gene encoding maltose alpha-D-glucosyltransferase, yielding MSIDRSDRDWYKRAVFYELLVRGFADANSDGVGDLQGLIAKLDYLQWLGVDCIWLLPVNASPMRDGGYDISNYYEVQPEYGSVDDVRELVEKAHDRGMRVIMDMVMNHTSDQHPWFQESRSAPDSPKRDWYMWSETKQRYQDARIIFIDTESSNWTWDDQAGAYYWHRFFSHQPDLNYDNAEVREAMINAVRFWLDLGMDGFRLDAVPYLYAREGTNCENLPETHAFLADLRATVDREYGGDRVLLAEANQWPEDVVDYYGTEEAPECHMCFHFPLMPRMFMGLRREQRYPITEILERTPPIPSGAQWGIFLRNHDELTLEMVTEDERDYMYSEYARDPRMKLNLGIRRRLAPLLNNGRRQMELFYGLLLSLPGAPILYYGDELGMGDNIYLGDRDGVRTPMQWSADRNAGFSRADFARLYLPPLMDPVYSYQAVNVEAQERNESSLLHWLRRFMAVRRRHPVFGEGAFEVLEASNPSVFAFMRVLDDRRVLCVNNLSRFAQPVELDLRAYVGMTPLELVGRIPFPPIGELPYLLTMAPHGFYWFSLEAPSP